In Actinoplanes sp. NBC_00393, a single genomic region encodes these proteins:
- a CDS encoding SRPBCC family protein: MTELVITRIFDAPRELVYRAFTDPEQLAAWFGPVGWSVPRDSVDLDVRAGGHQRFSMVNDEDPGVVSPVNATFVEVVENELLVGEENVAHIPDFGAEVLRMRIEFHDEEGGRTRLVLTQSPFPEVMHEGAREGWGSSFTKLDKILA, encoded by the coding sequence ATGACTGAGCTCGTCATCACCCGCATCTTCGACGCCCCCCGCGAGCTGGTGTACCGGGCCTTCACCGACCCGGAGCAGCTGGCCGCCTGGTTCGGCCCGGTCGGCTGGTCGGTGCCCCGCGACAGCGTCGACCTCGACGTGCGGGCCGGCGGCCACCAGCGCTTCTCCATGGTCAACGACGAGGACCCGGGCGTCGTCTCGCCGGTCAACGCCACCTTCGTCGAGGTCGTGGAGAACGAGCTGCTGGTCGGCGAGGAGAACGTCGCGCACATCCCGGACTTCGGCGCCGAGGTGCTGCGCATGCGCATCGAGTTCCACGACGAGGAGGGCGGCCGCACCCGCCTGGTCCTCACCCAGAGCCCGTTCCCCGAGGTCATGCACGAGGGCGCGCGCGAGGGCTGGGGCTCCAGCTTCACCAAGCTCGACAAGATCCTGGCCTGA
- a CDS encoding ArsR/SmtB family transcription factor, with translation MTDRLSVIFAALADPTRRAILARLAEGEATVTELAEPFDISLPAISRHLKVLENAGLISRSRSAQWRSSRLEAAPLREATAWMERYRRFWDDNFARLDAHLKRLQEEKTND, from the coding sequence ATGACCGACCGGCTCAGTGTGATCTTCGCGGCCCTCGCCGACCCCACGCGGCGCGCCATCCTCGCGCGCCTCGCCGAGGGGGAGGCGACCGTGACGGAGCTCGCCGAGCCGTTCGACATCAGCCTCCCGGCGATCTCCCGGCATCTGAAGGTGCTGGAGAACGCCGGTCTCATCTCGCGCAGCCGCTCGGCCCAGTGGCGATCCAGCCGGCTCGAGGCGGCGCCGCTGCGCGAGGCGACGGCCTGGATGGAGCGGTACCGCCGGTTCTGGGACGACAACTTCGCGCGTCTCGACGCCCACCTCAAGCGCCTGCAGGAGGAGAAAACCAATGACTGA
- a CDS encoding helix-turn-helix domain-containing protein translates to MAAAPDELPAVARRRVRLALRSAREETGKSQHEVADTLGWSLSKLQRVELGEVTITPTDLRALLTEYGVVDEERIGALAEDARVSRRERYWTAQEHREYLPPGLLQLVQFELAATAIREYQSTLVPGHLQTRALAEATLSWFDKSLTVEERRVRRDVRLARRRDVIERDGAPDFLLMLDESVLWRTVGGLETAAEQFEDLAETAKRPNVHVRVLPRDTGALLGTFGAFTVLDLSAAEGDAVLYRESYTRDDLVQDPVEVGYHREVFERFWRRSLDEEASVALILARAYDLRARIARAACDVKDDESLPDES, encoded by the coding sequence ATGGCGGCTGCGCCCGACGAGCTGCCCGCCGTCGCGAGGCGGCGGGTGCGGCTCGCGCTGCGTTCCGCCCGGGAGGAGACCGGCAAGAGCCAGCACGAGGTGGCCGACACCCTGGGCTGGTCGCTCTCGAAGTTGCAGCGGGTCGAGCTCGGTGAGGTGACGATCACCCCGACCGACCTGCGTGCCCTGCTGACGGAGTACGGCGTCGTCGACGAGGAGCGCATCGGCGCCCTCGCCGAGGACGCCCGGGTGTCGCGCCGCGAGCGGTACTGGACGGCGCAGGAACACCGTGAGTATCTGCCGCCCGGCCTGCTGCAACTGGTGCAGTTCGAGCTGGCCGCCACCGCCATCCGGGAGTACCAGTCGACTCTCGTGCCCGGCCACCTGCAGACCCGTGCCCTGGCCGAGGCGACGCTCAGCTGGTTCGACAAGAGCCTCACGGTCGAGGAGCGCCGGGTCCGCCGGGACGTGCGACTCGCCCGGCGCCGGGATGTGATCGAACGCGACGGCGCGCCGGACTTCCTGCTGATGCTCGACGAGTCGGTGCTGTGGCGCACCGTCGGCGGGCTGGAGACGGCGGCTGAGCAGTTCGAGGACCTCGCCGAGACGGCGAAGCGGCCCAACGTACACGTCCGGGTGCTGCCCCGCGACACCGGTGCGCTGCTCGGCACCTTCGGCGCCTTCACCGTCCTGGACCTGAGCGCGGCGGAGGGAGACGCCGTGCTCTACCGGGAGAGTTACACCCGCGACGATCTGGTGCAGGATCCGGTCGAGGTGGGATATCACCGGGAAGTGTTCGAGCGCTTCTGGCGCCGGTCACTCGATGAGGAAGCGAGCGTGGCGCTGATCCTGGCGCGCGCCTATGACCTGCGCGCGCGGATCGCCCGAGCGGCCTGCGACGTGAAGGACGACGAGTCACTGCCGGACGAGTCGTAA
- a CDS encoding DUF6232 family protein: MELPVFYRGPRAVITHSVVEVSQTAQYRFAVADLLDVHIVRHDPEPDASGRQVLGVSALAAAVVTVPVVGPVSILLAALLIGILVVNGAICLRPRRRRWWQVRAEYRGELVEVFSSRDEREFAEFCRGLVRSLEFCGR; encoded by the coding sequence ATGGAGTTGCCCGTTTTCTATCGCGGTCCGCGTGCGGTGATCACCCACAGTGTCGTGGAGGTCTCGCAGACCGCTCAGTATCGCTTCGCGGTGGCCGACCTGCTCGATGTCCACATCGTCCGCCACGACCCCGAGCCGGACGCGTCGGGCCGGCAGGTGCTCGGGGTGTCCGCGCTGGCCGCGGCGGTGGTGACGGTCCCGGTGGTGGGGCCGGTCTCGATTCTGCTGGCTGCTCTGCTGATCGGGATCCTCGTGGTCAACGGGGCGATCTGCCTGCGGCCGCGCAGGCGCCGGTGGTGGCAGGTGCGCGCCGAGTACCGCGGCGAGCTGGTGGAGGTCTTCTCGTCGCGTGACGAGCGGGAGTTCGCCGAGTTCTGCCGCGGTCTGGTGCGATCACTGGAGTTCTGTGGCAGATGA
- a CDS encoding ABC transporter permease, with product MLRATLKSLLARKLRLILSGLAVILGVMFVSGALVLTDTLNRTFDSIFADAYAATDVSVSAKPKVEVSEMEGEEVAAPLPASIVETIKSQAGVRSATGRVDTDGARVIGSDGKVLTSFGPPRIGSNWTGTDETMEMRDGRGPESAGEIAMNATTAELSGYRVGDRVAVLTQQPKREFTLVGVWGYTGGRDSISGVQEVAFTTPVAQELMLGEKGVFTSVLVRTADGVTPDELRDRLAPVLGADYQVKTGEQLAEESSASIKQGLGFFNQILLGFAGIALFVGIFLILNTFSIVVAQRTKELALLRAMGASRRQVINSVLVEAVVVGLIAAVLGLAAGVGAGAGLAQLFGSMGGGMELASIGVPLSAVISAFVVGILVTVVAAVLPALRASRIAPIAAMQDVATPDRPLTKITVAGTVVTALGAAGLGLGLFADAGDATLWLILGGVLVTFIGIALLTPLISKPVVSLLGRLFSWSVPGRLGRLNSGRNPRRTAITAAALMVGIALVTGVTVIMDSAKSSLKSEAARILKAQIMISGDQGGPRPPTYDPAVLDKTEQIPGVRAAAGLYNDLVQIGGDRTYVAATEDLAVMGQAYGTTAQTLRDDQIAVSSPEAAERGWQIGSTVPIQTSRGAEHTYTVAMLFAENELPGSILMPAAAIKGFGITQPVLGFVRLDDGVPVSAVLPQVKALLADSPEVSATDQQTFVDAQAAQFDQIIMMIQILLGLAILIAVLGVVNTLALSVLERTRELGLLRAVGLGRAQTMRMVTVEAVVISVFGALLGVAVGAGMGSAVARALENDGITEIVLPWGRMGTYLGLAALVGVIAAVAPAIRAARLNVLGAIAHD from the coding sequence ATGCTGCGTGCCACGCTGAAGAGCCTGCTGGCCCGCAAGCTGCGGCTGATCCTGTCCGGGCTGGCGGTGATCCTCGGGGTGATGTTCGTGTCGGGTGCGCTGGTGCTCACCGACACGCTCAACCGGACCTTCGACTCGATCTTCGCGGACGCCTACGCGGCGACCGACGTCTCGGTTTCGGCGAAACCCAAGGTCGAGGTCTCCGAGATGGAGGGCGAGGAGGTGGCAGCGCCGCTGCCGGCCTCGATCGTGGAGACCATCAAGAGCCAGGCGGGCGTACGCTCCGCGACCGGCCGCGTCGACACCGACGGGGCACGGGTGATCGGGTCCGACGGCAAGGTGCTCACGTCGTTCGGCCCGCCGCGGATCGGCTCGAACTGGACCGGCACCGACGAGACGATGGAGATGCGCGACGGCCGCGGACCGGAGTCGGCCGGCGAGATCGCCATGAACGCGACCACCGCGGAGCTGTCCGGTTACCGGGTCGGCGACCGGGTGGCCGTCCTCACGCAGCAGCCGAAACGCGAGTTCACCCTGGTCGGGGTCTGGGGTTACACCGGCGGCCGGGACAGCATCAGCGGCGTCCAGGAGGTCGCCTTCACCACGCCGGTGGCCCAGGAGCTGATGCTGGGTGAGAAGGGTGTCTTCACCTCGGTGCTGGTGCGCACCGCCGACGGGGTGACCCCGGACGAGCTGCGTGACCGGCTCGCCCCGGTGCTCGGCGCCGACTACCAGGTGAAGACCGGCGAGCAGCTGGCCGAGGAGAGTTCGGCGAGCATCAAGCAGGGTCTCGGCTTCTTCAACCAGATCCTGCTCGGCTTCGCCGGCATCGCGCTGTTCGTCGGCATCTTCCTGATCCTGAACACGTTCTCGATCGTGGTGGCCCAGCGCACCAAGGAGCTGGCGCTGCTGCGGGCGATGGGCGCCAGCCGCCGTCAGGTGATCAACTCGGTGCTGGTGGAGGCCGTCGTGGTCGGCCTGATCGCCGCGGTCCTCGGCCTGGCCGCCGGGGTCGGCGCGGGCGCCGGGCTCGCCCAGTTGTTCGGCAGCATGGGCGGCGGCATGGAACTGGCCTCGATCGGGGTGCCGCTGTCTGCGGTGATCAGCGCGTTCGTGGTCGGGATCCTGGTGACCGTGGTGGCGGCGGTGCTGCCGGCGCTGCGCGCCTCCCGGATCGCGCCGATCGCGGCGATGCAGGACGTCGCCACCCCGGACCGGCCGCTCACCAAGATCACAGTGGCCGGGACGGTGGTCACCGCACTCGGCGCGGCCGGGCTGGGCCTCGGCCTGTTCGCCGACGCCGGCGACGCCACCCTGTGGCTGATCCTCGGCGGAGTGCTGGTCACCTTCATCGGCATCGCGCTGCTCACTCCGCTGATCAGCAAGCCGGTGGTCTCACTGCTCGGCCGGCTCTTCTCCTGGTCGGTGCCCGGCCGCCTGGGCCGGCTCAACTCCGGCCGCAACCCGCGGCGCACGGCGATCACCGCCGCCGCGCTGATGGTGGGCATCGCGCTGGTCACCGGCGTCACCGTGATCATGGACTCGGCCAAGAGCAGCCTCAAGAGCGAGGCCGCCCGGATCCTCAAGGCCCAGATCATGATCAGCGGGGATCAGGGCGGGCCGCGGCCACCCACGTACGATCCGGCGGTCCTGGACAAGACCGAGCAGATCCCGGGCGTACGCGCGGCAGCCGGCCTCTACAACGACCTGGTGCAGATCGGCGGCGACCGGACGTACGTGGCCGCCACCGAGGACCTGGCCGTGATGGGGCAGGCGTACGGGACGACAGCGCAGACCCTGCGCGACGACCAGATCGCGGTCAGCTCGCCGGAGGCCGCGGAACGGGGCTGGCAGATCGGCTCGACCGTCCCGATCCAGACGTCGCGCGGCGCGGAGCACACGTACACGGTCGCCATGCTGTTCGCCGAGAACGAACTGCCCGGCAGCATCCTGATGCCGGCCGCCGCGATCAAGGGCTTCGGGATCACCCAGCCGGTGCTCGGTTTCGTCCGGCTCGACGACGGCGTCCCGGTCTCGGCCGTGCTGCCGCAGGTCAAGGCGCTGCTGGCGGACAGTCCCGAGGTGTCGGCGACCGACCAGCAGACGTTCGTCGACGCTCAGGCGGCGCAGTTCGACCAGATCATCATGATGATCCAGATCCTGCTGGGGCTGGCCATCCTGATCGCCGTACTGGGCGTGGTGAACACCCTTGCCCTGTCGGTGCTGGAACGTACCCGCGAGCTCGGCCTGCTGCGGGCCGTCGGGCTGGGCCGGGCCCAGACCATGCGGATGGTGACCGTGGAGGCCGTGGTGATCTCGGTCTTCGGCGCGCTGCTCGGCGTCGCGGTCGGCGCCGGCATGGGCAGCGCGGTGGCCCGCGCGCTGGAGAACGACGGCATCACCGAGATCGTGCTGCCGTGGGGCCGGATGGGCACCTACCTGGGCCTGGCCGCCCTGGTCGGGGTGATCGCGGCGGTGGCGCCGGCGATCCGCGCCGCCCGGCTCAACGTCCTGGGCGCCATCGCCCACGACTGA
- a CDS encoding PAC2 family protein, translated as MTEFDGLPLLRSPVAIAAFEGWNDAADASTAAVEHLEQVWEAREVTSIDPEDFYDFQVSRPTITMAEGETRKIEWPTTRFTVASPPGAERDVVLIRGIEPSMRWRTFCESVLEICHSLEVNRIVLLGALLADVPYTRPLPISGTASDREIAEKYKVVPTRYDGPTGIVGVLQEASSRAELDALSFWVHVPHYANNPPCPKATLALLSRIEDVLDLPVPMADLAEQADEWEKKVRAAAEQDSELGEYVRELEERVGDAGIQPLTGDEIASEFEKYLRRRGGSAGPTAGSW; from the coding sequence ATGACTGAGTTCGACGGCCTCCCGCTGCTCCGCTCCCCCGTGGCGATCGCTGCCTTCGAGGGCTGGAACGACGCTGCGGATGCTTCGACCGCGGCCGTGGAACACCTCGAGCAGGTCTGGGAGGCCCGTGAGGTCACCAGCATCGACCCCGAGGACTTCTACGACTTCCAGGTCAGCCGGCCCACCATCACCATGGCCGAGGGTGAGACCCGCAAGATCGAGTGGCCGACCACCCGGTTCACGGTGGCCAGCCCGCCCGGCGCCGAGCGCGACGTGGTGCTGATCCGCGGCATCGAGCCGAGCATGCGGTGGCGCACCTTCTGCGAGTCGGTGCTGGAGATCTGCCACAGCCTCGAGGTGAACCGCATCGTGCTGCTCGGCGCGCTGCTCGCCGACGTGCCCTACACCCGGCCCCTGCCGATCAGCGGCACCGCGTCGGACCGCGAGATCGCCGAGAAGTACAAGGTGGTTCCGACCCGCTACGACGGCCCCACCGGCATCGTCGGCGTGCTCCAGGAGGCGTCGAGCCGGGCCGAGCTGGACGCGCTGTCGTTCTGGGTGCACGTGCCGCACTACGCCAACAACCCGCCCTGCCCGAAGGCGACGCTCGCCCTGCTCAGCCGGATCGAGGACGTGCTCGACCTGCCGGTGCCGATGGCGGACCTGGCCGAGCAGGCCGACGAGTGGGAGAAGAAGGTCCGCGCCGCCGCCGAGCAGGACTCCGAGCTCGGCGAATACGTGCGGGAGCTGGAGGAACGGGTCGGCGACGCCGGCATCCAGCCGCTGACCGGCGACGAGATCGCCAGCGAGTTCGAGAAGTACCTGCGGCGCCGGGGCGGTTCGGCGGGTCCCACCGCAGGTTCCTGGTAG
- a CDS encoding DUF397 domain-containing protein, translated as MNDTTMKWERSSFCATGACVEVAAVGDDRIAMRDSKNLGQPALQFSRADWDVFLDQIAAQARLAM; from the coding sequence ATGAACGACACCACAATGAAGTGGGAGCGCAGCTCGTTCTGCGCGACAGGTGCATGCGTGGAGGTGGCCGCGGTCGGCGACGACCGGATCGCCATGCGCGACAGTAAGAACCTTGGTCAGCCTGCTCTGCAATTCTCGCGCGCCGACTGGGACGTCTTCCTCGACCAGATCGCCGCGCAGGCCCGGCTCGCCATGTGA